A window of Ruania suaedae contains these coding sequences:
- a CDS encoding HGxxPAAW family protein has protein sequence MTTSGHPGAAQSAAVTGPADRIRPLASPPQNHGRTVAAWAFFWGGVIAATLAGVGVVLVSVPLMVGGGAALVVGAVVSLCLRAVGLGQVRRSR, from the coding sequence ATGACCACCTCTGGACACCCCGGTGCGGCACAGTCCGCTGCGGTGACCGGGCCGGCGGACCGGATCCGCCCGCTCGCCTCCCCGCCCCAGAACCACGGCCGCACCGTGGCCGCGTGGGCGTTCTTCTGGGGCGGCGTGATCGCGGCCACGCTGGCCGGTGTCGGTGTCGTCCTGGTCTCCGTGCCTCTGATGGTGGGTGGTGGGGCGGCTCTCGTCGTCGGTGCCGTCGTGAGCCTCTGCCTCCGGGCCGTCGGCCTGGGCCAGGTGCGGCGCTCGCGCTGA